From Streptomyces sp. GSL17-111, one genomic window encodes:
- a CDS encoding methyltransferase domain-containing protein: MSDPQRLVEILTNLKALTPQWTAAVSAIDRALFVPDTFRQGDRVVDRSDTPATWARYVYGDLALTTQLNDGADTHEDGPQIPTSSTSMPSLMLDMLKLLEVSEGHRVAEIGTGTGYNAAWLAHRLGDDSVVTIETDPTLAERARANLAAAGRRPTIVCGDGLAGILQHAPFDRLICTCSVQSVPYAWIEQTPAGRIVTPWGNGFFSASFAVLDVADGVAHGRFTGRPAFMWARQQRPGRGFLSDHLDAPKASETTTGINPETLYGDLDQRFAVSVGLSGGIWPLLVEADDGSDESTLWLLTDDARSWASVDYVPGHETFCVEQGGPRRLWDEIEAAHQRWASAGRPSRDRFGLTVTADGQAVWLDEPESPYAVAASPRGTAQFSPSEA, encoded by the coding sequence GTGAGCGATCCGCAGCGGCTGGTGGAGATCCTCACCAACCTCAAGGCCCTCACCCCGCAGTGGACGGCCGCTGTGTCCGCGATCGACCGTGCCCTGTTCGTACCGGACACCTTCCGCCAGGGCGATCGGGTCGTCGACCGGTCCGACACCCCCGCGACGTGGGCCCGCTACGTCTACGGCGACCTCGCTCTGACCACCCAACTCAACGACGGCGCCGACACGCACGAGGACGGGCCGCAGATCCCCACCTCCTCCACGTCGATGCCTTCGCTCATGCTGGACATGCTGAAGCTGCTGGAGGTCTCCGAGGGACACCGCGTCGCTGAGATCGGCACCGGCACGGGCTACAACGCGGCCTGGCTCGCTCACCGGCTGGGCGACGACAGCGTCGTCACGATCGAGACCGACCCCACGCTCGCCGAACGCGCTCGCGCCAACCTCGCGGCGGCCGGACGCCGTCCCACCATCGTCTGCGGCGACGGCCTCGCCGGGATCCTCCAGCACGCTCCGTTCGACCGGTTGATCTGCACCTGCTCGGTGCAGTCCGTGCCGTACGCCTGGATCGAGCAGACCCCGGCCGGACGGATCGTCACGCCGTGGGGCAACGGCTTCTTCTCCGCGAGCTTCGCCGTGCTCGACGTCGCCGACGGTGTCGCGCACGGTCGCTTCACCGGCCGCCCGGCTTTCATGTGGGCACGCCAGCAACGTCCCGGGCGGGGCTTCCTCTCCGACCACCTCGACGCGCCGAAGGCGTCCGAGACCACCACCGGCATCAACCCCGAGACGCTGTACGGGGACCTCGACCAGCGGTTCGCCGTCTCCGTCGGCCTGTCGGGAGGCATCTGGCCGCTGCTCGTGGAAGCCGACGACGGCAGCGACGAGTCCACCCTGTGGCTGCTCACCGACGACGCCCGGTCCTGGGCCTCGGTGGACTACGTGCCCGGCCACGAGACCTTCTGCGTGGAACAGGGCGGCCCCCGGCGGCTGTGGGACGAGATCGAGGCAGCACACCAGCGGTGGGCCTCGGCCGGCCGCCCCTCCCGGGACCGCTTCGGTCTCACCGTCACCGCCGACGGCCAGGCCGTCTGGCTGGACGAACCGGAGTCGCCCTACGCGGTCGCTGCTTCCCCCCGGGGCACGGCACAGTTTTCGCCGTCCGAGGCGTGA
- a CDS encoding methyltransferase domain-containing protein, translating to MTTARHDLVRTLERAGAVPPAWRNAVAAVDRALFIPARFGTFDAEADPETWRSVVYSDAPVITQVNDGLDLGAGAFERPTSSSSMPSLMLEMLDLLDVRDGDRVLEIGTGTGYNAAWLCHRLGEDRVTTVEYDREVAARARANLAAAGYRPTVVVGDGLAGHAPGAPYDRVIATCTLRDFGHLVEQCPSGRIIAPWGSSFFHGSFATLDVRDGIAQGSLTGDPGFMWDRVRRAGAGHIRDYYHGETGVQSSTRVPPQNVLQTDPAFFVSLHVTDAWYRWCDAEDDTGEATLWLFADDGTSWATAEYVPRTEEFETDQYGPRRLWDEVEAAYREWERLGRPPRDRFGLTVGPDGAPQVWLDTPERPVP from the coding sequence TTGACGACGGCACGGCACGACCTCGTCCGCACCCTGGAGAGGGCCGGTGCCGTGCCTCCCGCGTGGCGCAACGCCGTCGCCGCGGTGGACCGGGCGCTGTTCATCCCCGCGCGGTTCGGCACGTTCGACGCCGAGGCCGACCCGGAGACGTGGCGGTCGGTCGTCTACAGCGACGCCCCGGTCATCACCCAGGTCAACGACGGGCTGGACCTCGGCGCCGGGGCGTTCGAACGGCCGACGTCCTCGTCCTCCATGCCGTCCCTCATGCTGGAGATGCTCGACCTGCTCGACGTGCGGGACGGCGACCGCGTGCTGGAGATCGGGACGGGCACCGGCTACAACGCGGCCTGGCTGTGCCACCGTCTCGGTGAGGACCGGGTCACCACGGTGGAGTACGACCGGGAGGTCGCCGCGCGGGCCCGCGCCAACCTGGCCGCCGCCGGCTACCGGCCGACCGTCGTCGTCGGTGACGGCCTGGCGGGCCACGCACCGGGCGCCCCCTACGACCGGGTCATCGCCACCTGCACCCTGCGCGACTTCGGGCACCTGGTGGAGCAGTGCCCGAGCGGGCGGATCATCGCCCCGTGGGGCAGCAGCTTCTTCCACGGCTCCTTCGCCACCCTCGACGTGCGCGACGGCATCGCACAGGGCAGCCTCACCGGTGACCCGGGCTTCATGTGGGACCGCGTCCGGCGCGCCGGAGCAGGTCACATCCGGGACTACTACCACGGCGAGACCGGCGTCCAGAGCAGCACCCGCGTCCCCCCGCAGAACGTGCTGCAGACCGATCCCGCGTTCTTCGTGTCGCTGCACGTCACGGACGCCTGGTACCGGTGGTGCGACGCGGAGGACGACACCGGGGAGGCCACACTGTGGCTGTTCGCCGACGACGGCACGTCGTGGGCCACCGCCGAGTACGTCCCCCGCACCGAGGAGTTCGAGACCGACCAGTACGGGCCGCGCCGCCTGTGGGACGAGGTGGAGGCCGCCTACCGGGAGTGGGAACGCCTGGGCCGCCCCCCACGCGACCGCTTCGGCCTCACCGTCGGTCCGGACGGCGCCCCCCAGGTCTGGCTCGACACCCCCGAGCGACCGGTCCCCTGA
- a CDS encoding NUDIX hydrolase: MPDDHLHVAVDRGVEIPVPAVGEVWAVGAVVLNPAGQAFAQKRSTDQRLFPDCWDIVGGHVEPGEHLLDTLAREVAEETGWRLLSVRRLLGISTWTGDDGNGTRHEADYLVTVDGDLDRPALEWSKHSTYDWFGPDDLPRLKENRAPGEHLIHDLIAKALHDRPGAA; encoded by the coding sequence ATGCCTGACGATCACCTCCATGTGGCCGTGGACCGCGGTGTCGAGATCCCGGTTCCCGCAGTCGGCGAGGTCTGGGCGGTGGGGGCGGTCGTCCTCAATCCGGCGGGCCAAGCCTTCGCCCAGAAGCGCAGCACTGACCAGCGACTCTTCCCCGACTGCTGGGACATCGTCGGGGGGCACGTCGAGCCCGGCGAACATCTGCTGGACACGCTCGCCCGCGAGGTGGCGGAGGAGACCGGCTGGCGCCTGCTCAGCGTCCGACGGCTGCTCGGCATCAGCACCTGGACCGGCGACGACGGGAACGGGACCCGGCACGAGGCCGACTACCTCGTCACCGTCGACGGCGATCTGGACCGCCCCGCCCTGGAGTGGTCCAAGCACAGCACCTACGACTGGTTCGGACCCGACGACCTACCTCGCCTCAAGGAGAACCGGGCCCCCGGCGAACACCTCATCCATGACCTCATCGCCAAGGCCCTGCACGATCGTCCGGGCGCCGCCTGA
- a CDS encoding EcsC family protein, producing MSTCADPLADGVIPMTAYEQQVWDALNEHWQRRKERRGLPNWASSALDRSGEVAGNALRRAKEAVPEAVAEPMRRAGDLVSDTAMRPALAGAAALLELVNDWALDLNDPKNVEKLARKRGLEVDCFTELRQQDLQVCDRLLTRNTLKWRTTGAFEGGAMGLLALVPVAGIPAAMTADILVIQVLSTSIAARVAYSYGYDAKDPKEQDFIERLVQRSFMAQAAKAKPLRDVARAADAVKGRVNWSQKLRQDHRLLAALEKLMQQLGPAGARVPVKNVAKVVPFVGILVGAGMNSAVLGRVAADAQRYCQTRFLCEKYGLPLPAALAVDGPDAPQTSST from the coding sequence ATGAGCACGTGCGCCGACCCTTTGGCCGACGGTGTGATCCCGATGACCGCGTACGAGCAGCAAGTGTGGGACGCGCTCAACGAGCACTGGCAGCGTCGCAAGGAACGCCGTGGCCTGCCGAACTGGGCCAGCTCCGCACTCGACCGTAGCGGTGAGGTGGCGGGAAACGCCCTGCGTCGAGCCAAGGAAGCCGTACCGGAGGCGGTCGCGGAACCGATGCGTCGCGCAGGCGACCTGGTCTCCGACACGGCCATGCGACCGGCGCTTGCCGGCGCGGCGGCACTACTCGAGTTGGTCAACGACTGGGCCTTGGATCTCAACGACCCGAAGAACGTCGAGAAGCTCGCCCGCAAGCGCGGCCTCGAAGTGGACTGTTTCACCGAGTTGCGGCAGCAGGACCTTCAGGTCTGTGACCGGCTGCTGACCCGCAACACCCTCAAGTGGCGGACCACCGGAGCGTTCGAAGGAGGCGCCATGGGCCTGCTGGCCCTGGTCCCCGTCGCCGGGATACCCGCTGCGATGACGGCGGACATCCTCGTCATCCAGGTTCTGAGCACGTCGATAGCGGCGCGCGTCGCGTACTCCTACGGCTACGACGCCAAGGACCCCAAGGAACAGGACTTCATCGAACGCCTGGTGCAGCGATCCTTCATGGCTCAGGCGGCCAAAGCCAAACCGTTGCGGGACGTCGCTCGGGCAGCGGACGCGGTCAAGGGACGCGTGAACTGGTCGCAGAAGCTCCGCCAGGATCACCGTCTCCTGGCCGCTCTTGAGAAGTTGATGCAGCAACTGGGCCCGGCCGGCGCCAGGGTGCCTGTCAAAAACGTCGCCAAGGTCGTCCCGTTCGTGGGCATCCTCGTCGGTGCCGGCATGAACTCCGCGGTTCTCGGCCGGGTGGCCGCCGACGCTCAGCGGTACTGCCAGACCCGGTTCCTGTGCGAGAAGTACGGGTTGCCGCTGCCTGCGGCACTGGCGGTCGACGGGCCCGACGCCCCGCAGACCAGCAGCACGTGA
- a CDS encoding DUF397 domain-containing protein codes for MSPSSWFKSSYSDQGGGNCIEVAHLGATVGVRDSKDLSRPAFVVPQDAFAAFAAFAAVHSV; via the coding sequence GTGTCCCCTAGCTCCTGGTTCAAGTCGTCGTACAGTGACCAGGGTGGCGGCAACTGCATCGAGGTCGCCCACCTCGGCGCCACCGTTGGTGTCCGAGACAGCAAGGACCTGTCCCGGCCCGCGTTCGTGGTCCCGCAGGACGCGTTCGCGGCCTTCGCGGCGTTCGCGGCCGTGCACAGTGTCTGA
- a CDS encoding multicopper oxidase family protein codes for MLNRRNLLKFAAAGGAAALFPWDRVAALGNPAVGPAALADPAPAGPFAHAMPVPRVLRPVHRTYAADHYRMHMREADVEIVKGLTSRVRTYEGTFPGPTIRARSGREVVIRQTNDLDVPTAVHLHGGHVLSEHDGLPMDTIEPGGSRLYRYPNTQRASSLWYHDHAHHLEAENVFKGLHGQYLLTDREERRLPLPRGRYDVPLVIRDARVEADGTLKHTRPSDCPNMLVNGKERPYFQVAARKYRLRLYNACANRYFRLRLADGSEFTQIGSDGGLLAEPVQQTELTMLGGERIDVVVDFSRYPVGSSVVLENTGALPTERPEVLRFDVVRDAHDRSRVPDRLSELPPVPNGTVEREFVLQTFPEMTINGLTYDPNRADVVTTVGSSEVWTIRNIESAVAPPDFHVWHSFHTHLVMFRVLERNGGPAGPTDVGLKDTVTLGPGEEVKIAMTWGEYAGEYLFHCHQLGHSSGGQMGRIDVRAR; via the coding sequence ATGCTGAACCGCAGAAACCTGCTGAAGTTCGCCGCCGCCGGAGGCGCCGCCGCCCTGTTCCCGTGGGACCGCGTCGCGGCCCTCGGCAACCCGGCCGTCGGCCCGGCGGCCCTGGCCGACCCGGCCCCCGCCGGGCCCTTCGCCCACGCCATGCCCGTGCCCCGGGTGCTGCGCCCGGTCCACCGCACGTACGCGGCCGACCACTACCGCATGCACATGCGCGAGGCGGACGTCGAGATCGTCAAGGGCCTCACCTCACGCGTGCGCACCTACGAGGGCACCTTCCCCGGCCCGACGATCCGGGCGCGCAGCGGACGCGAGGTCGTCATCCGGCAGACCAACGACCTGGACGTCCCCACCGCCGTGCACCTGCACGGCGGGCACGTGCTCTCCGAGCACGACGGGCTGCCCATGGACACCATCGAGCCGGGCGGCAGCCGCCTCTACCGCTACCCGAACACCCAGCGCGCCTCCTCCCTCTGGTACCACGACCACGCGCACCACCTGGAGGCCGAGAACGTCTTCAAGGGGCTGCACGGCCAGTACCTCCTCACCGACCGCGAGGAGCGCCGGCTGCCGCTGCCGCGCGGACGCTACGACGTCCCGCTGGTCATCCGGGACGCCCGGGTCGAGGCGGACGGGACGCTCAAGCACACCCGCCCCTCCGACTGCCCGAACATGCTCGTCAACGGCAAGGAACGGCCGTACTTCCAGGTGGCCGCCCGCAAGTACCGGCTGCGCCTCTACAACGCCTGCGCCAACCGCTACTTCCGGCTGCGCCTGGCCGACGGCTCGGAGTTCACCCAGATCGGCTCGGACGGCGGCCTGCTGGCCGAACCCGTCCAGCAGACCGAGCTGACCATGCTCGGCGGCGAACGCATCGACGTCGTCGTGGACTTCTCCCGCTACCCGGTCGGCTCCTCCGTCGTCCTGGAGAACACCGGCGCGCTGCCCACCGAACGTCCCGAGGTGCTGCGCTTCGACGTCGTCCGCGACGCCCACGACCGCAGCCGCGTCCCGGACCGCCTCTCCGAGTTGCCGCCCGTGCCGAACGGCACGGTCGAGCGCGAGTTCGTCCTCCAGACGTTCCCCGAGATGACGATCAACGGCCTCACCTACGACCCGAACCGCGCGGACGTGGTGACGACCGTCGGCAGCAGCGAGGTCTGGACGATCCGTAACATCGAGAGCGCCGTCGCACCGCCCGACTTCCACGTCTGGCACAGCTTCCACACCCACCTGGTGATGTTCCGGGTGCTGGAGCGCAACGGCGGCCCGGCGGGCCCGACCGACGTCGGCCTCAAGGACACCGTCACGCTCGGCCCGGGTGAGGAGGTCAAGATCGCGATGACCTGGGGCGAGTACGCGGGCGAGTACCTGTTCCACTGCCACCAGCTCGGGCACTCCTCCGGCGGCCAGATGGGCCGCATCGACGTCCGCGCCCGCTGA
- a CDS encoding helix-turn-helix domain-containing protein, translating into MAARRGPTYLRVMLGKELRALREQKSRERDGGYTAEAVSLALGFSRSKLSRVEAGEIPLPKLADLEALMDHYGVIHDADRDQLLQMQRDSLKSEPVTSYRHVLPSGLPRYLGLERESVRVRGYENNVVHGLLQHEAYARALMGSAKIVEERTTDAVESSVRARLERKELLDGDREVHIILTESALRTAYGSPEVMRTQYGEIIRLCQRDNVEVQIIPENLSDMYRAGFSFTILDFVELDPVVQSDSYRATTLWSKPSDVGQYQRQFDAMVKAAPGPSQTPQFLKNLEEKLWR; encoded by the coding sequence GTGGCCGCACGTAGAGGACCGACGTACCTGCGGGTCATGTTGGGCAAGGAGCTCCGCGCGCTCCGCGAGCAGAAGAGCCGCGAGAGAGACGGCGGGTACACGGCCGAGGCCGTCTCCCTCGCTCTGGGCTTCTCTCGCTCCAAGCTGAGCCGAGTAGAGGCCGGTGAGATCCCGCTCCCGAAGCTGGCGGACCTCGAAGCTCTGATGGATCACTATGGCGTGATACATGACGCAGACCGCGACCAGCTGCTCCAGATGCAGCGGGATTCGCTGAAGAGCGAGCCGGTCACCTCGTACCGCCATGTCCTGCCGTCAGGGTTGCCGCGATACCTGGGGCTGGAACGGGAATCGGTCCGCGTCCGGGGCTACGAGAACAACGTCGTGCACGGCCTTCTCCAGCACGAGGCGTACGCACGGGCGCTGATGGGCTCAGCCAAGATTGTCGAGGAGCGCACGACCGATGCGGTGGAAAGCAGTGTGAGGGCACGCCTGGAGCGCAAGGAACTCCTCGACGGTGACCGCGAGGTCCACATCATCCTGACGGAGTCAGCCCTGCGTACCGCCTACGGAAGTCCTGAGGTGATGCGTACTCAGTACGGGGAGATCATCCGCCTCTGTCAGCGGGACAACGTGGAGGTGCAGATCATTCCAGAGAACCTGTCCGACATGTACCGCGCAGGATTCAGCTTCACGATCTTGGACTTCGTTGAGTTGGACCCTGTCGTGCAAAGCGACAGCTACAGAGCGACCACGCTGTGGTCGAAGCCCTCTGACGTCGGGCAGTACCAGAGGCAGTTCGATGCCATGGTGAAGGCGGCGCCCGGGCCCTCCCAGACGCCGCAGTTTCTGAAGAACCTCGAAGAGAAACTGTGGAGATGA